ACGTTACTGCGCGCTTATTTGGGCTATCAAGTCGATGCGCAGCTTGATTTATATTTGCCTGCCCGATTTTTGCCTAAAACCCAGCTTAAATCACGAGGGGTAAGATTAGGGCAGACCGCATCGCTAATCTGTAATACTGATGCATCAACCCCAGATGTGGTGGTGAATTTAGGTCGTTATCGTGGTATTGCGGCCTAAATAGCGGTGAGTTGGTTTATATGATAATTAGCTTTTACAATAAAATCATAACGAATGTACTGATAAGGAAATAAGATGAAAAAAATAATAATGATTGTTGTTACCATGTTAAGTGTATTGATATTAACTGCTTGTGGCGCGGCTCAGTCGGTGTCAGAAGGAACCGCAGGCGTGGCAAAGGCTATTTTTGTGTGGGATGTGCGCACTTTGCATCTTGATTATAGCGCGCGAGCAGAGCTTAATACTGATGATAAAAATCGCTCATCACCGGTGGTTATTCGCATGTATCAACTTAGCGATGCTAAGTCGTTTGAAGCGGCAACCTATCCCTTATTAGTTAATGATGATCGCGATTTATTAGGCAGCTCTTTGCTGGCAACCAAAGAGATTGTGTTAAAACCAAACTCGTCAATATCGGTCGATACGGCCTTTGATAAAGATGCTCAATATGTTGGTATTATGGCTTTATTTAAAGAGCCCGATTTAAAACAGAATAACTGGCGTATTTTATTGAAGAGACGCGATTTAAATATTAATAAACCGCGTGAAATTATTGCCAATAAATTTGCGCTTGAACTTATCGCTGAGGATTAAGCTATGGGGGCTTCGTTGTATGATACGCTGTTTGGTTTTTTTGATTCTGGTTCGATCGTCAGTGAAGTTGACGATAAAATGCAAACCATTATTAGCGTCAAAGATAATATTAGCCGAATTTTAAATAGCCGAGCAGGTGCTATTAAACACTTGCCTGACTATGGCTTGCCTGACGTGTCAAATATTTATCAAGCACTGCCGACTTCCGCCTATGAACTGATGCGTGCGATGCAAACTACCTTGTTAAAATATGAACCGCGCCTCGCTTCGGTTGATATCCAACTGCAAGAGAATAACGATACCATGGTTCTAAGCTATGAGCTAACTTGCCATTTTAAAGAAGGTGGGCTGGTGAAATACGGGACTTATTTTACGCCAGACGGTAAGGCGAAGATGGATTTTAGTCATAAAAGGCAGAGGGCGTGATCTGACTTATTTAGCTTAACCGTGGCCTTAAAACACCCTCTCTCAAGGGTGTTTTAACCGCTAAATAACGGGTTATAGTACGATATCGGTATCGCTAAGGTGCTGTTTAATTATCTGAGTATTATTTTCCAGTCCAACGATAAGATCTTTTTCAACCAAATCAATTTGAATGCGTAATTGTTTCAGTCCGTTTTCGATCGAGACATCACTTTTGGCAATGCCTTCGTGTAGTCTGGCTACTTCACGATAAAATCCTTGCGCTTGGCGTAAAAATTCTGGCGGTGTTGCTAATGTTGAGCTTGAGTATTTCATGTTATCCCAAATGAGGCTATAAAAATTAAGTGGCTCGTTGCGGGCGCCGTAATAATTCGATTTTTGTAATTTAGCCATATACTCTTTTAAGAGCAAAATATTATCTTGCAGTTCATACTGGAGTGATTTTTGTAGATAGTAGCTCTCTTTCTCGCTTTTCATATTTTCAAATTGTACTGCTTGTTTGTAACCTTGACTTGCGGCTAGAAAAACCCCCAATACTGTGGCAATAATGATAAAAATTTGGCTCACCCAGAAACTGGCTTTCTTAATTTCATTAATGCGTTCAACATCAACTTTAGGATTGGAAATCGGAGTCTCAGACATGATGGCAGTTCCTTATATTATTGTTTCTATTTAAATTGATTAAAATATGTGGCAGCGATTAAATCACGTGGCTAACAATTATAAATTTCTGCTATTATAATAGAAAGATTTTTATTAACTTTGAGAAAAATATGTTTGAAAATTTAACCGACCGATTATCCCAAACGCTACGCAATATTACTGGGCGCGGGCGCTTAACAGAAGATAATATTAAAGAAGCATTGCGCGATGTTCGCATGGCGCTATTAGAAGCTGATGTTGCGTTACCCGTCGTTCGTGATTTTATTCACCAAGTCAAAGAAAAAGCACTAGGACTTGATGTTAATAAGAGCCTAACACCAGGGCAAGAGTTTATTAAAATTGTGCAACAAGAGTTGACTGTCGCCATGGGCGAAGTTAATAGCTCATTAAATCTAGCCACTCAACCACCAGCCGTTATCTTGATGGCCGGTTTGCAAGGTGCGGGTAAAACCACCAGTGTTGCTAAATTGGCTAAATTCCTCAAAGAGAAGCAAAAAAAGAAAGTGTTGGTGGTATCGGCTGACGTTTATCGACCGGCGGCAATTAAGCAATTAGAAACACTGGCACAGGCCATTGAGGTTGAGTTTTTCCCTTCTGCGGCTAATCAAAAGCCGATCGATATCGTTAATCAAGCTATTTCACAGGCTAAATTACAATTTTTTGATGTATTAATTGTCGATACGGCGGGGCGTTTGCATGTTGATGGCGAAATGATGAATGAAATAAAAGCACTTCATCAAGCCGTTAAGCCAATCGAGACGTTATTTGTGGTTGATGCCATGACCGGTCAAGATGCGGCCAATACCGCTAAAGCCTTTAATGATGCGTTGCCATTAACTGGGGTTATTTTAACTAAAGTTGATGGTGATGCGCGTGGCGGAGCGGCACTTTCGATTCGAAGTATCACTGGCAAACCAATAAAATTCCTTGGTATGGGTGAGAAAACCGACGCTTTAGAACCATTTCATCCTGATCGTATTGCCTCACGTATTTTAGGCATGGGTGATGTCCTTTCGCTTATCGAGGAAATGGAAAGCAAGGTCGATCGCGAAAAAGTTGAACGGATGGCGAAAAAAATCAAAAAAGGCGATAAGTTCGACTTTAATGATTTTCAAGAACAACTTCAACAGATGCGCGATATGGGCGGAATGGGCGCCATGCTAGCAAAACTGCCTGGAGCAGGTCAATTACCCGATCATATTAAGGCGCAAATGGATGATAAAGTCACTATTAAAATGGAAGCCATGATTAATTCGATGACGTTTAAAGAGCGGCTTAATCCTGACATTATTAAAGGATCTCGTCGACGTCGGATCGCGCAGGGTTCGGGTACGCAAGTGCAAGATGTCAATAAATTGCTTAAACAGTTTGATGATATGCAACGCATGATGAAAAAAATGAAAGGCGGTGGCATGATGAAGATGATGCGTAATATGAAAGGTATGATGGGAGGAATGGGCGGTTTACCTCGTCGTTAACACTCTTTTTAATAACAATAAGGCACTAGCCTTATTGTTAATTGTCTAAAGCGTTTTTCTTTCCCTAAGCCATTTTATTCTACTATAAAATGACACTCCATAAAAAATAAATATAAACAATTAATTAATACTTTTGATAAGTATATTTGATTATGCCAATCGTTGTAATTGCCTGTTTTTATTAGGTTGAAATTTAGTTTAGGTTGAGAATTTTTTTTTATGTGATAGCATAAAAACAGTTATTTATTTTTTTTTAAAATCATTTTTATAAAAAAAATAGTTAAAATGGTTACTGTAGTTAGTTTTATCATATTTATTTCGTTGTTCTATATGATTGTTTTTAGGTAATTCAAAAGCAATGGTTATTTATCAACTAAGGATTTATTTATGAATCATATACTCCAAGCCGTCTCAGTTGTTATTCCGATTATCTTTGTACTTTGTTTCGGTTTTTTTGCCAGCCGCCAAAAGGCATTTGGCACCGAAGGCAATCCGATCAGTAATATTAATGAACTCGTATTAAACTTTGCCTTACCTCCCGCTTTGTTTGTCGGTACTATAACCGTTACTCGTTCTGCACTTAGCGCTGATTTTATTCTATTTATCGTCTTATTTACCTCTTTATTGGTGGGTTACTTAGTCGGTTTTGTGATCGCTAAGTTGTTATTTAAACGATCAATTATTGAAGCTTCCATTGCTGGCTTAGCGGTAAGTTTTTCTGCCGGTCCATTTTATGGACCCGCGCTATTAGGTAGCTTGTATGGAATACAAAGCGGCGTCGCGGTTAGCATTATTTCATTAGTCATTAATGTGTTTATCGTACCATTGGCAACGATAATGATTAAGTTACATATAGCCAAAGAGAGCAAGACGCATTCATCCGTCGGAGCCTTAGTTGGTCACTCTATTTTTGATGCAATTTTTAAGACGCCTTTTGTCTGGGCACCACTATTAGCTTTTATTTTGGTCTTTTTAGGTCTTCATACACCAGTAGTGGTTAATAATTCATTAGATCTTATTGGTAAGGCGACGGCTGGTGTTGCAGTCTTTGTGGCCGGAATGACGATTGCCGAAAATAAATTTAAGCTAAGTGGCGAGGTATTAATTATTGCCTTATTGAAAAATATTGGCTTACCTCTACTGTTTATTGCGGTTGTTATGTTATTTAAAATGCCGAGCGGAACCGTATTATTTAATGAAGGTATATTATTAGCGGCATTACCATCAGGTCCAATGATTGTATTACTTGCAACTCGATATAAAGCTTATCAACAACAAGCCTCATCTATTTTAGCTGTCTCGACTATTGGTATGTTAATTACGGTGACAGCGTTAATTATGATATTAGGGCTTTAATTACTCGTTTTAAAATATATTACTGATTATTTATATCGATTTTATTAAACGGAGGAACATGTTATGAGTCAAACTAAAATTGAGCGTTTAGCTGATTACGCAGTGAGAGCTAAATTTGAGGATTTATCAGCTAATTCGTTACAACAAATTCCAGTACATATTCTCGATTCGTTAGGGTGCCAAATTGCCGCATTAGGCTCAGGACCTATTAATATATGCCGTCAGCAAATTGAAGAGTTCGCCCCAACTGGTGCTGTGCCACTGATTGCCGGTGGCAAATCGAATCCAGTTTATGCGGCTTTTTGGCACACGGCTTTAGTCCGTTATGTTGATGCAATGGACAATATTTTAGCGCCAACAGAAACCGCTCATACTGCTGACAACTTTGGTGGTGTTTTAACGGCGGCGGCAATTGCGGGTTCAAGCGGTAAGGATCTTATGTTAGGCGTCGCGATCGGTTGGTCAGTGCAGACATTACTAGTCCAGCATGGTAACTTTATGAGCCGTGGCTTAGATCATACTGCGCAGCTTGCTTTTTCTGTCCCTGCGGCGGCAGGCCGTTTATTAGGTTGGGATAAGAAAACTATCGCTAATGCGATTGCGATTGCTGCATCAAGTGATGCCTCTTTTGCTGGAATACGGGCTAAACCGCTATCAGAGTGGAAAGGTATCGCTTCTGCTCAATCAACACTCGGTGCATTTAACGCCCTTTATTTGGCTAAACGTGGACTTGAAGGGCCAATTGCTATTGTTGAAGGGCCTAATGGTATTGAGAAGTTACTCGGTAAGCCAATTGATATTGATTGGGAGCATGAAAAATATGAAGGTGTCACCACTTCAACAATTAAAAAGTATGTGGCGATGATTCATACTCAATCAGCGATTGAATGTGTTTTGCAACTGATAAAAGATAAGCCCGTTGATCCAAGCAAAATTCAATCGATTGAAGCAGATGTGCCACAACTTGTCTATGATTTTTCTGGCGGTGGATTGTATGGCGGTGCTAGTGCTGCAATTACCTCTAAAGAGCAGGCAGATCATTCATTGCCTTATCTATTAGCCGTTGCAATATTAGATAAGCAAGTCATGCAGCCACAGTTTTTACCTGCACGAATTGCGGCAAACGATGTGCAAGATTTATTGAAAAAAGTGGTGGTAAAAGTTGATGATAATTTCACTAAACGCTATCCAGCCGAATTCTGTTCACGCATTACTATTCGGTTAACCGATGGTAGTTCGCAAACTCATGAGATTAATTCATATCCAGGTATGCCGTCGCATCCATTTACTTGGGATGATTCAGTTGATAAGTTTGATCGCATCACTAAAGGCTTTATTGAGCCAGCACTCGCGACAGACTTAAAAGCATTAGTTAAAGAGATTTATTTACATAATACCGCGGATCTATTTAAGATTCTTTCGGCGATTAAATATCCAAACGGTAAATAATGGCTGCCCTGCAATAATCTCTTCTTGTAACTAAAAATCGCGCCTAGCGCGCGATTTTTGTTATCAACCAATTAATAAGGTTTTAGACAATTTTATTAATTGTTACTAAAAAGCTAACGATTATGACGTTTGATTAATTGATGGTGCATTCGCTTGCGCATAGTATAAATTTACCTAATAAATATAGTTGCTTGGTCAAGCTAACTAATTCTTGGAGGTTTATATGATAATTAAACAAACATCCGATCGCAAATGGGATAATCGGTTGACAGAAAAGAGGCGGCGCCTTGACGCGATTAAGTCAATCTGCTCTGGCAAAGTCCTTCCAACACAAGATTTTCCGGCAATTCTAGAAAAATTACTTGTTTCAGGTGACCGTGTGGCTCTTGAAGGTAATAACCAAAAACAAGCCGATTTTTTAGCGCGAATGCTCACCAAAGTTGATCCTAGTAAGGTTAATAATTTACACATGTTAATGCCAAGCATTGGTTTGCCTGAGCATTTGGATATTTTTGAAAAAGGGATTGCTAAAAAACTCGATTTTTCTTTTTCTGGTACACAAAGTTTACGTATTTCTCAATTACTTGAAGACGGTGCGTTAGAAATCGGCGCTATTCATACTTATATTGAACTCTATGCGCGATTATTTGTTGATCTAACCCCACATGTTGCGCTAGTTGCGGCATATAAAGCTGATCGTGACGGAAATCTTTACACCGGGCCTAGCACGGAAGATAGTCCATCTATTATTGAATCCACGGCTTTTAAAAATGGTATCGTTATTGCGCAAGTCAATGAGATTGTCGATGATGTGTCTGATCTACCGCGCGTTGATATTCCTGGTTCATGGGTTGATTTTGTTGTTGTTGCTGATAAACCCTTTTTTATGGAACCGTTATTTACCCGTGATCCGCGCCTAATTAAACCCATCCACGTTTTGATGGCTATGATGGCAATTAAAGGCATCTACGCTAAGCATCAAGTTCAATCCCTTAATCATGGCATAGGCTTTAACACCGCCGCGATTGAGTTATTGCTGCCGACTTACGCTGAACGGCTAGGGCTAAAAGGTAAAATTTGTAAATATTGGGCACTTAATCCTCACCCGACATTAATTCCTGCCATCGAGAGTGGTTGGGTTGAAAGCGTGCATTGCTTTGGTAGCGAGCTCGGGATGGAAAACTATGTTGCTGCTCGGCCTGATATTTTCTTTACTGGCCACGACGGTAGCATGCGTTCAAATCGAACGTTATGCCAATTAGCGGGTCAATATGCGGTTGATATGTTTGTCGGCTCTACTTTGCAAGTCGATGGCTATGCCAACTCGTCAACGGTAACTCACGGTCGTTTATCTGGCTTTGGTGGTGCGCCAAATATGGGCCATGATCCACATGGTCGGCGCCATGTAACCGCGGCTTGGCTGGATATGATGCAAAAAGCCGAAGATCCGATTGGTCGAGGCCATAAACTGGTTGTACAAATGGTTGAAACTTATCAAGCTGGCGGCAAGCCTACTTTTGTTGAAACGCTTGATGCCGTTTCGGTGGGTAAAGAGTCAGGTATGTCAATTCCTCCAGTCATGGTTTATGGCGATGATATTACTCACGTATTAACCGAAGATGGTATTGCTTATTTATATC
The genomic region above belongs to Orbaceae bacterium lpD02 and contains:
- the tssJ gene encoding type VI secretion system lipoprotein TssJ — protein: MKKIIMIVVTMLSVLILTACGAAQSVSEGTAGVAKAIFVWDVRTLHLDYSARAELNTDDKNRSSPVVIRMYQLSDAKSFEAATYPLLVNDDRDLLGSSLLATKEIVLKPNSSISVDTAFDKDAQYVGIMALFKEPDLKQNNWRILLKRRDLNINKPREIIANKFALELIAED
- the tssE gene encoding type VI secretion system baseplate subunit TssE — protein: MGASLYDTLFGFFDSGSIVSEVDDKMQTIISVKDNISRILNSRAGAIKHLPDYGLPDVSNIYQALPTSAYELMRAMQTTLLKYEPRLASVDIQLQENNDTMVLSYELTCHFKEGGLVKYGTYFTPDGKAKMDFSHKRQRA
- the ffh gene encoding signal recognition particle protein translates to MFENLTDRLSQTLRNITGRGRLTEDNIKEALRDVRMALLEADVALPVVRDFIHQVKEKALGLDVNKSLTPGQEFIKIVQQELTVAMGEVNSSLNLATQPPAVILMAGLQGAGKTTSVAKLAKFLKEKQKKKVLVVSADVYRPAAIKQLETLAQAIEVEFFPSAANQKPIDIVNQAISQAKLQFFDVLIVDTAGRLHVDGEMMNEIKALHQAVKPIETLFVVDAMTGQDAANTAKAFNDALPLTGVILTKVDGDARGGAALSIRSITGKPIKFLGMGEKTDALEPFHPDRIASRILGMGDVLSLIEEMESKVDREKVERMAKKIKKGDKFDFNDFQEQLQQMRDMGGMGAMLAKLPGAGQLPDHIKAQMDDKVTIKMEAMINSMTFKERLNPDIIKGSRRRRIAQGSGTQVQDVNKLLKQFDDMQRMMKKMKGGGMMKMMRNMKGMMGGMGGLPRR
- a CDS encoding AEC family transporter, whose amino-acid sequence is MNHILQAVSVVIPIIFVLCFGFFASRQKAFGTEGNPISNINELVLNFALPPALFVGTITVTRSALSADFILFIVLFTSLLVGYLVGFVIAKLLFKRSIIEASIAGLAVSFSAGPFYGPALLGSLYGIQSGVAVSIISLVINVFIVPLATIMIKLHIAKESKTHSSVGALVGHSIFDAIFKTPFVWAPLLAFILVFLGLHTPVVVNNSLDLIGKATAGVAVFVAGMTIAENKFKLSGEVLIIALLKNIGLPLLFIAVVMLFKMPSGTVLFNEGILLAALPSGPMIVLLATRYKAYQQQASSILAVSTIGMLITVTALIMILGL
- a CDS encoding MmgE/PrpD family protein encodes the protein MSQTKIERLADYAVRAKFEDLSANSLQQIPVHILDSLGCQIAALGSGPINICRQQIEEFAPTGAVPLIAGGKSNPVYAAFWHTALVRYVDAMDNILAPTETAHTADNFGGVLTAAAIAGSSGKDLMLGVAIGWSVQTLLVQHGNFMSRGLDHTAQLAFSVPAAAGRLLGWDKKTIANAIAIAASSDASFAGIRAKPLSEWKGIASAQSTLGAFNALYLAKRGLEGPIAIVEGPNGIEKLLGKPIDIDWEHEKYEGVTTSTIKKYVAMIHTQSAIECVLQLIKDKPVDPSKIQSIEADVPQLVYDFSGGGLYGGASAAITSKEQADHSLPYLLAVAILDKQVMQPQFLPARIAANDVQDLLKKVVVKVDDNFTKRYPAEFCSRITIRLTDGSSQTHEINSYPGMPSHPFTWDDSVDKFDRITKGFIEPALATDLKALVKEIYLHNTADLFKILSAIKYPNGK
- the mdcA gene encoding malonate decarboxylase subunit alpha — protein: MIIKQTSDRKWDNRLTEKRRRLDAIKSICSGKVLPTQDFPAILEKLLVSGDRVALEGNNQKQADFLARMLTKVDPSKVNNLHMLMPSIGLPEHLDIFEKGIAKKLDFSFSGTQSLRISQLLEDGALEIGAIHTYIELYARLFVDLTPHVALVAAYKADRDGNLYTGPSTEDSPSIIESTAFKNGIVIAQVNEIVDDVSDLPRVDIPGSWVDFVVVADKPFFMEPLFTRDPRLIKPIHVLMAMMAIKGIYAKHQVQSLNHGIGFNTAAIELLLPTYAERLGLKGKICKYWALNPHPTLIPAIESGWVESVHCFGSELGMENYVAARPDIFFTGHDGSMRSNRTLCQLAGQYAVDMFVGSTLQVDGYANSSTVTHGRLSGFGGAPNMGHDPHGRRHVTAAWLDMMQKAEDPIGRGHKLVVQMVETYQAGGKPTFVETLDAVSVGKESGMSIPPVMVYGDDITHVLTEDGIAYLYQAKSLEERRAMVAAVAGITDIGLGVDAKRVEQFRREGKVVYPQDLDIRPSDADRSLLAATSISELVEWSGGLYNPPAKFRSW